Within Metabacillus sp. KUDC1714, the genomic segment ACTAACAACTATTTATATTGAGGTTGAGATCTCATTTTTAGAATAGGCTCTGTTAAAGCTCACTGGTGATTTTTGTACTTTGTTGATTGGAACGGATATGAGAGACTCATGCAGGTGCATAGCACCGACGAGGCTCCAGGACCGCCCCGGAAAGCATTCACCTGCAGCGGAAATAAAGAAACAAGTATAACAGAGCCTTAGAATAAAAAATTTTATGGAATATGCAAAAATGAATCGCATTTAACTCAAATATCCGATAAAATAGAAATAGGAAAAACAAGTAAATGATTTATTTTTTACTTTCATCAAGAATTACTACAATGTTCACCTCTCTCTACTCACCTCAAGGGTAAAAAACTTGTGAAATCCTATGATATCTTTTTTGATAAACACCTGCCTACTGATTCTATATCAACTACCTAAAGTAAGTGTAATGCACAAACAGTTTGATGGCAAAAAGCAAAATATTTATTTTACCTTTTACCATCATGACATTCCGTTCAATGTTTCACAAATCATTTTAAGACGAAACTGACAAAAAAAGGAAATGTCACACTCGTCAATATTGATTTTGTAATGACATATTAATGGAGGGATTAAAATGGACATTTTTAATTCAAAAAAAATTGCTCAAGAAAAATTAGAGCATATTAAAAATGGCTTTTCAGCATATGTTGAATCTGCCGAACTAGCAAAGTTAATAAAAAAAGAAATACAAGTATTAAATCTCGATGTATATGAGGATGCCACTGATATCGGGGTTTGGTTTATCCCAAACAGAGATTAGTAAGCGTTATCATACCCCCTCAACTTTATAATTTCTTTATTGTATGAGACATTACTATTCTTTTTTTCTTGAAATCTTCAAAAAGTCCATACCCTATAAAAAAAGGTTCGGAACCCTATCACAATTCCGAACCACTACATAACCTTTTTCATAACTATTTAATAATCTTGACAAAGCTCTTCCAAATCTTTAAGCACCTGAACAGCTTCTTCCCAGTTATAAATGGATGCTCCTGATGCTAAAGGATGTCCACCACCATTATATTTCCTTGCTAATTCATTTATCACAGGCCCTTTTGATCGCAATCTGACTCGAATTTGATTTTCCTCTTCAACGAAAAACACCCAAGATATAACTCCCTCAATATTTCCGAGAATACCAACCAACTGAGATGCTTCTGAGGGCGTTACTTCATACTCAGTTAAGATCTCCCTTGAAATATTCATACTTGCAGCACCTGATGAAGTTAACGTAAAGTTTTGCAGCACATAGCCACTTAGCTTTGCAACATTCCGCTTTGTTTTGTAAAGTTCATTATATAATGGAGTAAACTCAATTCCTTCAGATATTAGTGCACTAGCGTAACCAAAAGTCTTTTCAGTTGTACTAGGGAAAAGGAAGCGCCCAGTATCACCAACAATACCGGCATATAATAACTGTGCAGCTTTTTTAGAAAGTACAAGCCCCTGTTCTTTACCTTCTAAAAATAATTCATAAATCATTTCACTTGTTGCAGCTGCTGTTGTATCAACCCATAGCAGATCTCCATACTTGTCCTCATTCGGATGATGATCAATCTTTATCAGTTTTTTACCATTTTTATAGCGTTGATCACTTACACGAGCTTGGTTCGCAGTATCACAGACAATAACTAACGCTTCCTGGTAAACGTCATCATCTACTAGATCCATTTTATAAAGAAATTCCAAAGATGGCTCACTTTCACCAACAACAAAGATATTCTTTTCTGGATAAGATGCCTTCAACACTTCAGCTAACCCACATTGTGATCCATAAGCGTCTGGATCTGGACGAACATGGCGATGAATAATAATCGTATTATTTTGATGTATTTCTTCTAAGATCTGCTGTTTCATTTGAATCTCCTTTAAAGTTCTTTATTAGTTATTAAATCATAAATACATGTATTTAAAAAGAAAGAATAATCAGCAAATAGGAAATAAGTACAATTTAATGAAAGTCATGTTAAAATAAAGCGAGACTTTTCAGATCTTTATGGTCAATTTTAAAATAACAGCTGAAATATGATTTATTGTGGAGGTTTTTAAATATGCCAGTGTTAGTTGTGATCATCGTTATTTCTTTAGCTTTTTATGCATATTTTAAGGTAAAAGCATTTAGATCCACTAAGTCGATCGAAAAACGGTGGATAGCTGCAAAATCTAGTATTGCATTAGGATTATTTGTTGCATCTTTTGGCCTTAACCAATTATTCCTATATCGTTCCACCTTGTCGTTAATCGTGGGAATAATCTTTGTACTTATTGGAATAAGTAGTAGTTGGGCAGGATTCCGTGCCTATAAGCATTATTTACCACAAGTAGTAAAAGAAGCTCAAGAACAAAAATAAGAAGGGGATTGTGTCTTCCTCTTCTTATTTTTAAAGTTAAATATCGTTTTTTTATTTAGTTTTTGTAATTTACTTCAACAGTCCAACTTTGTGAAAAGACGTTGCCCATTTGATCGATACTAATAAAGTAGCTTCGAGGTTATCTTTCTATCAATTGAACCATCATCATCGCCTTCCCTACTACCATACCTTCACTGTATGCTTCAATATCAATCTTTCCAAACTTTCTCCCTACTTCTAGTATTTTCGGGTGAAGTTCAAGCATTGATTCCATTTGCACTGGCTTAATGAAGTAAATCGTGATATTTTCGACAATGATATCACCTTTTTTTTGCGCTCTTAAATAT encodes:
- a CDS encoding DHH family phosphoesterase — protein: MKQQILEEIHQNNTIIIHRHVRPDPDAYGSQCGLAEVLKASYPEKNIFVVGESEPSLEFLYKMDLVDDDVYQEALVIVCDTANQARVSDQRYKNGKKLIKIDHHPNEDKYGDLLWVDTTAAATSEMIYELFLEGKEQGLVLSKKAAQLLYAGIVGDTGRFLFPSTTEKTFGYASALISEGIEFTPLYNELYKTKRNVAKLSGYVLQNFTLTSSGAASMNISREILTEYEVTPSEASQLVGILGNIEGVISWVFFVEEENQIRVRLRSKGPVINELARKYNGGGHPLASGASIYNWEEAVQVLKDLEELCQDY
- a CDS encoding YtpI family protein, which encodes MPVLVVIIVISLAFYAYFKVKAFRSTKSIEKRWIAAKSSIALGLFVASFGLNQLFLYRSTLSLIVGIIFVLIGISSSWAGFRAYKHYLPQVVKEAQEQK